A single region of the Streptococcus macedonicus ACA-DC 198 genome encodes:
- the upp gene encoding Uracil phosphoribosyltransferase → MGKFQVISHPLIQHKLSILRRTTTSTKDFRELVDEIAMLMGYEVLRDLPLEDVEIETPITKTTQKQLTGKKLAIVPILRAGIGMVDGFLSLVPAAKVGHIGMYRDEETLQPVEYLVKLPEDIDQRQIFVVDPMLATGGSAILAVDSLKKRGAANIKFVCLVSAPEGVKALQEAHPDIDIYTATLDEKLDEHGYIVPGLGDAGDRLFGTK, encoded by the coding sequence ATGGGAAAATTCCAAGTTATCTCACACCCGCTTATCCAACACAAATTATCAATCTTGCGTCGCACAACAACTTCAACTAAAGATTTTCGTGAATTAGTTGATGAAATTGCAATGCTTATGGGTTATGAAGTATTGCGCGACCTTCCACTTGAAGATGTTGAAATCGAAACACCGATTACAAAAACAACTCAAAAACAATTAACTGGTAAAAAATTAGCAATTGTTCCTATTTTACGTGCTGGTATCGGTATGGTTGACGGTTTCCTCAGCTTAGTTCCAGCTGCTAAAGTTGGTCATATCGGAATGTATCGTGATGAAGAAACATTGCAACCTGTTGAATACCTTGTGAAATTACCAGAAGATATTGACCAACGTCAAATTTTTGTGGTTGACCCAATGCTTGCAACAGGTGGTTCAGCTATTTTAGCTGTTGATTCTCTTAAAAAACGTGGCGCAGCTAACATTAAATTTGTTTGTCTCGTATCTGCACCAGAAGGTGTTAAAGCTCTCCAAGAAGCACACCCAGATATCGACATTTACACAGCCACTCTTGACGAAAAACTTGACGAACATGGTTACATCGTTCCAGGTCTTGGTGACGCTGGTGACCGCCTATTCGGCACAAAATAA